From the genome of Seriola aureovittata isolate HTS-2021-v1 ecotype China chromosome 6, ASM2101889v1, whole genome shotgun sequence, one region includes:
- the cep135 gene encoding centrosomal protein of 135 kDa isoform X1 — MNSSAERKFVNLRKRLDQLGYRQPLGIESLPLVEKLFSDLVHTTESLRNAKLSAGKTEKESRNFDAVLEPYRTENARVVRENNELHLEVLKLKEDKDRVTRELKTHIRKLDHETSDLKFLNNQYVHKVRCLEKDSKAKAERIQQLQEKNMQAVVQTPGGKKRSIPFRRQRMQIDELTTPSSTSAYPVSQPDDPYIADLLLLADGRIHELQEDIIKVKLDLENAQEYIKHLNTQVEERNKEIERLNRVLQGGRPHDVISLEAQNSSNEKLISHLNLQIEYLQETNRTLEQKVEGLQQKKKDASTEVANLSLKNLELCEELTHIDDLAKRLEMDKERVLETADMELQETKKEIERQQKIIEDLEDVITNTRKEQAEGDFERDHLRDQLVELKEQNEKMEGLVNFLEDEKIRLQDKMEKMMAADKDLVLELETMRAKHGVCGRERSPSRLDAFVRSLEEERDYYRLEAERYKRVRGAGGLDLSPSRSPGRGRSPRSKVTRGSIAEAELLRVVKERDELKAALLDFEKHMEDIQNNVKALCTERDQFKTLFRQAQEDLQLARSTDKSADVLKLQEELRQAEITIEQMSVERDTLMERLKVAQTSALTDRQGEESRILDLENAFKSLEQERLDLRSQVCLLKESREAVEEELKVRSAALVQNAEEAAQQRAECNALRLLQEQMEQSLSDTQHRLSVKMNELHAAHGQIQKLEERIGELSQRGSKHKEDVVVLQKSVSALDREKDALQDEVDQKTEKLVALQEELSTKENTLEDVKITVTTMESSVAQLQGALNSREREITSLRRQLDASQEELAGLRRDKEITIRENRRLQDDLATMTRENQAVHMEMEEALHEKDELKLRVHSYISEVSRIEKLMATKEQENRDLLERFRMAHSEVEEREQKLQQAEGLTNSIRLELLSSDTERRHLRDTVGHQEREIHQHTQALQAYEAQVSSLVRGMSRLEEEQHKAQEEKAALLSDLASVRELCVKLDSGKELTARQLTSKSMDLERVTGELEDVRSEAELLKKQLASERLTVRNLETLLSTNRHKEFQTHLTASERESELKLLRDRLTLADSKTAEHSREVSQLRGKVSQLQTEMDVLKRQLTTERFERERAIQEMRRQGLSFSSLSISSGSHHISPERSILRSLERSIDKCADKSVSFKD, encoded by the exons ATGAACAGCAGCGCAGAGAGGAAGTTTGTCAACTTGAGAAAGCGTCTAGATCAGCTGGGCTACCGACAGCCACTGGGGATAGAGTCACTGCCACTAGTGGAGAAATtgttcag TGACCTGGTTCACACCACTGAGAGCCTGCGCAATGCCAAACTGTCAGCCGGTAAGACGGAGAAAGAAAGCCGAAACTTTGATGCTGTTCTGGAGCCGTACAGGACAGAGAATGCCCGGGTGGTCAGGGAGAACAACGAGCTGCACCTCGAGGTCCTGAAGCTGAAGGAGGACAAGGATCGTGTCACCAGAG AGCTCAAGACCCACATCAGAAAACTGGACCATGAGACATCTGACCTGAAGTTTTTAAACAATCAGTATGTGCACAAGGTTCGCTGCCTGGAGAAGGATAGCAAGGCGAAAGCTGAGCGcatccagcagctccaggagAAGAACATGCAAGCTGTGGTGCAGACACCAG GTGGGAAGAAGCGCAGTATTCCTTTCAGACGTCAGAGGATGCAGATTGATGAGCTCACAACTCCCTCCTCCACATCAGCTTACCCTGTGTCGCAGCCTGATGATCCGTACATAgctgacctgctgctgttaGCGGATGgaag AATTCATGAGCTACAGGAAGACATCATAAAGGTCAAACTGGACCTGGAGAATGCTCAAGAATATataaaacacttaaacacacag gtggaggagaggaacaaaGAGATCGAGCGTCTGAATCGTGTTCTCCAAGGAGGGCGGCCTCATGATGTCATCTCTCTCGAGGCTCAAAACAGCAGCAACGAGAAGCTGATTTCTCATCTTAACCTTCAG ATTGAGTACCTGCAGGAGACCAATAGGACGCTGGAGCAGAAGGTAGAAGGactgcagcagaagaagaaagacgcCTCGACTGAAGTGGCTAATCTGTCTCTGAAGAACCTGGAACTGTGTGAAGAGCTGACACACATAGACGACCTCGCGAAGCGGCTGGAGATGGACAAAGAGCGGGTGTTGGAAACCGCTGACATGGAACTCCAAGAAACTAAA AAAGAAATTGAAAGGCAACAGAAAATCATAGAAGACTTGGAGGATGTAATCACAAATACAAGGAAG GAGCAGGCTGAAGGTGACTTTGAAAGAGACCATCTCAGAGATCAGCTGGTGGAGCTCAAAGAGCAGAACGAGAAAATGGAGGGACTGGTGAACTTCCTGGAGGACGAGAAAATCAGGCTCCAGGACAAGATGGAGAAAATGATGGCAGCTG ACAAAGACctggtgctggagctggagacCATGCGGGCTAAACACGGTGTTTGTGGAAGGGAACGCTCCCCCTCACGTCTGGACGCATTTGTCAGGAGTctagaggaggagagagattaCTATCGCCTGGAGGCTGAGCGCTACAAAAGAGTCCGAGGGGCCGGTGGTCTGGACTTAAGCCCCAGTCGTAGTCCAGGAAGAGGCAGGAGTCCGAGGTCCAAAGTAACGAGG GGAAGTATCGCAGAAGCAGAGCTGCTCCGTGTCGTAAAGGAAAGAGACGAACTGAAGGCCGCTCTGCTGGACTTTGAGAAGCACATGGAGGACATCCAAAACAACGTGAAGGCCCTCTGCACCGAGAGAGACCAGTTCAAAACCCTGTTCAGACAG GCTCAGGAGGATTTACAGCTGGCCCGCAGCACGGATAAGTCAGCTGACGTCTtgaagctgcaggaggagctcAGACAGGCAGAAATCACCATCGAGCAGATGAGCGTTGAAAGAGACACACTGATGGAGAGATTAAAG GTTGCCCAGACTTCAGctctcacagacagacagggggaGGAGAGCAGGATTCTTGACCTGGAAAATGCCTTTAAGAGT TTGGAGCAGGAGAGACTGGACCTGCGGTCACAGGTGTGTCTGCTGAAGGAGAGCAGggaggctgtggaggaggagctgaaggttCGGTCTGCCGCTCTGGTCCAGAACGCAGAGGAGGCGGCCCAGCAGAGGGCCGAGTGTAACGCTCTGAG gctgctgcaggagcagaTGGAGCAGTCTCTGTCTGACACCCAGCACAGGCTCTCTGTGAAGATGAACGAGCTGCACGCTGCCCACGGGCAGATCCAGAAACTGGAGGAGAGAATAG GGGAGCTGAGTCAGCGCGGCTCCAAGCACAAGGAGGACGTGGTTGTTCTTCAGAAGTCGGTCTCTGccctggacagagagaaagacgcTCTGCAGGATGAAGTTGATCAAAAGACTGAAAAGCTGGTTGCGCTGCAGGAGGAGCTTTCCACGAAG GAAAACACCCTCGAAGACGTGAAAATCACTGTGACAACGATGGAGAGCTCAGTAGC TCAGCTGCAGGGGGCGctaaacagcagagagagggagatcaCCAGCCTGAGGAGGCAGCTGGACGCCTctcaggaggagctggctgGACTcaggagagacaaagaaatcACCATCAGAGAGAACAGGAGGCTGCAGGACGACCTGGCCACAATGACCAGGGAGAACCAA gCTGTTCACATGGAGATGGAAGAGGCTTTACATGAGAAGGATGAGCTGAAACTGAGAGTCCACTCCTACATTTCTGAAGTGTCCAGAATCGAGAAACTGATGGCCACAAAG GAGCAGGAGAACAGGGACCTGCTGGAGAGGTTCAGGATGGCTCACTCTGAGGTGGAGGAGCGCgagcagaagctgcagcaggctGAGGGCCTCACGAACTCCATTCGcctggagctgctctcctcaGACACAGAACGCAGGCACCTCCGCGACACCGTCGGCCACCAGGAGAGAGAAATCCATCAG CACACGCAGGCCCTGCAGGCTTATGAGGCCCAGGTGTCTTCGCTGGTTCGCGGGATGTCCCGACTAGAGGAGGAGCAACACAAAGCTCAGGAGGAGAAGGCAGCTCTCCTCTCAGATCTGGCTTCAGTCAGGGAGCTCTGCGTCAAGCTGGACTCTGGCAAGGAGCTCACCGCACGTCAGCTCACCTCCAAGAGCATGGACCTGGAGAGG GTGACAGGAGAGCTGGAGGATGTTCGGTCAGAGGCGGAGCTACTGAAGAAGCAGCTGGCCAGTGAGAGGTTGACCGTCCGTAACCTTGAGACGCTGCTCTCCACCAATCGGCACAAGGAGTTCCAGACTCACCTGACAGCCAGCGAGAGAGAGTCGGAGCTGAAACTCCTTCGTGACAGACTCACGCTGGCTGACAGCAAAAC TGCGGAACATTCCCGGGAGGTGTCGCAGCTCCGAGGTAAAGTGTCTCAGCTGCAGACGGAGATGGATGTTCTGAAAAGACAGCTGACCACTGAACGATTCGAACG agAGAGGGCGATCCAGGAGATGCGCAGGCAGGGTTtgtccttctcctccctcagcaTCTCCTCCGGTTCTCATCACATCTCCCCGGAGCGCTCCATCCTCCGGAGTCTGGAACGCTCCATTGACAAGTGCGCAGACAA AAGTGTGAGCTTCAAGGATTAA
- the cep135 gene encoding centrosomal protein of 135 kDa isoform X2 translates to MNSSAERKFVNLRKRLDQLGYRQPLGIESLPLVEKLFSDLVHTTESLRNAKLSAGKTEKESRNFDAVLEPYRTENARVVRENNELHLEVLKLKEDKDRVTRELKTHIRKLDHETSDLKFLNNQYVHKVRCLEKDSKAKAERIQQLQEKNMQAVVQTPGGKKRSIPFRRQRMQIDELTTPSSTSAYPVSQPDDPYIADLLLLADGRIHELQEDIIKVKLDLENAQEYIKHLNTQVEERNKEIERLNRVLQGGRPHDVISLEAQNSSNEKLISHLNLQIEYLQETNRTLEQKVEGLQQKKKDASTEVANLSLKNLELCEELTHIDDLAKRLEMDKERVLETADMELQETKKEIERQQKIIEDLEDVITNTRKEQAEGDFERDHLRDQLVELKEQNEKMEGLVNFLEDEKIRLQDKMEKMMAADKDLVLELETMRAKHGVCGRERSPSRLDAFVRSLEEERDYYRLEAERYKRVRGAGGLDLSPSRSPGRGRSPRSKGSIAEAELLRVVKERDELKAALLDFEKHMEDIQNNVKALCTERDQFKTLFRQAQEDLQLARSTDKSADVLKLQEELRQAEITIEQMSVERDTLMERLKVAQTSALTDRQGEESRILDLENAFKSLEQERLDLRSQVCLLKESREAVEEELKVRSAALVQNAEEAAQQRAECNALRLLQEQMEQSLSDTQHRLSVKMNELHAAHGQIQKLEERIGELSQRGSKHKEDVVVLQKSVSALDREKDALQDEVDQKTEKLVALQEELSTKENTLEDVKITVTTMESSVAQLQGALNSREREITSLRRQLDASQEELAGLRRDKEITIRENRRLQDDLATMTRENQAVHMEMEEALHEKDELKLRVHSYISEVSRIEKLMATKEQENRDLLERFRMAHSEVEEREQKLQQAEGLTNSIRLELLSSDTERRHLRDTVGHQEREIHQHTQALQAYEAQVSSLVRGMSRLEEEQHKAQEEKAALLSDLASVRELCVKLDSGKELTARQLTSKSMDLERVTGELEDVRSEAELLKKQLASERLTVRNLETLLSTNRHKEFQTHLTASERESELKLLRDRLTLADSKTAEHSREVSQLRGKVSQLQTEMDVLKRQLTTERFERERAIQEMRRQGLSFSSLSISSGSHHISPERSILRSLERSIDKCADKSVSFKD, encoded by the exons ATGAACAGCAGCGCAGAGAGGAAGTTTGTCAACTTGAGAAAGCGTCTAGATCAGCTGGGCTACCGACAGCCACTGGGGATAGAGTCACTGCCACTAGTGGAGAAATtgttcag TGACCTGGTTCACACCACTGAGAGCCTGCGCAATGCCAAACTGTCAGCCGGTAAGACGGAGAAAGAAAGCCGAAACTTTGATGCTGTTCTGGAGCCGTACAGGACAGAGAATGCCCGGGTGGTCAGGGAGAACAACGAGCTGCACCTCGAGGTCCTGAAGCTGAAGGAGGACAAGGATCGTGTCACCAGAG AGCTCAAGACCCACATCAGAAAACTGGACCATGAGACATCTGACCTGAAGTTTTTAAACAATCAGTATGTGCACAAGGTTCGCTGCCTGGAGAAGGATAGCAAGGCGAAAGCTGAGCGcatccagcagctccaggagAAGAACATGCAAGCTGTGGTGCAGACACCAG GTGGGAAGAAGCGCAGTATTCCTTTCAGACGTCAGAGGATGCAGATTGATGAGCTCACAACTCCCTCCTCCACATCAGCTTACCCTGTGTCGCAGCCTGATGATCCGTACATAgctgacctgctgctgttaGCGGATGgaag AATTCATGAGCTACAGGAAGACATCATAAAGGTCAAACTGGACCTGGAGAATGCTCAAGAATATataaaacacttaaacacacag gtggaggagaggaacaaaGAGATCGAGCGTCTGAATCGTGTTCTCCAAGGAGGGCGGCCTCATGATGTCATCTCTCTCGAGGCTCAAAACAGCAGCAACGAGAAGCTGATTTCTCATCTTAACCTTCAG ATTGAGTACCTGCAGGAGACCAATAGGACGCTGGAGCAGAAGGTAGAAGGactgcagcagaagaagaaagacgcCTCGACTGAAGTGGCTAATCTGTCTCTGAAGAACCTGGAACTGTGTGAAGAGCTGACACACATAGACGACCTCGCGAAGCGGCTGGAGATGGACAAAGAGCGGGTGTTGGAAACCGCTGACATGGAACTCCAAGAAACTAAA AAAGAAATTGAAAGGCAACAGAAAATCATAGAAGACTTGGAGGATGTAATCACAAATACAAGGAAG GAGCAGGCTGAAGGTGACTTTGAAAGAGACCATCTCAGAGATCAGCTGGTGGAGCTCAAAGAGCAGAACGAGAAAATGGAGGGACTGGTGAACTTCCTGGAGGACGAGAAAATCAGGCTCCAGGACAAGATGGAGAAAATGATGGCAGCTG ACAAAGACctggtgctggagctggagacCATGCGGGCTAAACACGGTGTTTGTGGAAGGGAACGCTCCCCCTCACGTCTGGACGCATTTGTCAGGAGTctagaggaggagagagattaCTATCGCCTGGAGGCTGAGCGCTACAAAAGAGTCCGAGGGGCCGGTGGTCTGGACTTAAGCCCCAGTCGTAGTCCAGGAAGAGGCAGGAGTCCGAGGTCCAAA GGAAGTATCGCAGAAGCAGAGCTGCTCCGTGTCGTAAAGGAAAGAGACGAACTGAAGGCCGCTCTGCTGGACTTTGAGAAGCACATGGAGGACATCCAAAACAACGTGAAGGCCCTCTGCACCGAGAGAGACCAGTTCAAAACCCTGTTCAGACAG GCTCAGGAGGATTTACAGCTGGCCCGCAGCACGGATAAGTCAGCTGACGTCTtgaagctgcaggaggagctcAGACAGGCAGAAATCACCATCGAGCAGATGAGCGTTGAAAGAGACACACTGATGGAGAGATTAAAG GTTGCCCAGACTTCAGctctcacagacagacagggggaGGAGAGCAGGATTCTTGACCTGGAAAATGCCTTTAAGAGT TTGGAGCAGGAGAGACTGGACCTGCGGTCACAGGTGTGTCTGCTGAAGGAGAGCAGggaggctgtggaggaggagctgaaggttCGGTCTGCCGCTCTGGTCCAGAACGCAGAGGAGGCGGCCCAGCAGAGGGCCGAGTGTAACGCTCTGAG gctgctgcaggagcagaTGGAGCAGTCTCTGTCTGACACCCAGCACAGGCTCTCTGTGAAGATGAACGAGCTGCACGCTGCCCACGGGCAGATCCAGAAACTGGAGGAGAGAATAG GGGAGCTGAGTCAGCGCGGCTCCAAGCACAAGGAGGACGTGGTTGTTCTTCAGAAGTCGGTCTCTGccctggacagagagaaagacgcTCTGCAGGATGAAGTTGATCAAAAGACTGAAAAGCTGGTTGCGCTGCAGGAGGAGCTTTCCACGAAG GAAAACACCCTCGAAGACGTGAAAATCACTGTGACAACGATGGAGAGCTCAGTAGC TCAGCTGCAGGGGGCGctaaacagcagagagagggagatcaCCAGCCTGAGGAGGCAGCTGGACGCCTctcaggaggagctggctgGACTcaggagagacaaagaaatcACCATCAGAGAGAACAGGAGGCTGCAGGACGACCTGGCCACAATGACCAGGGAGAACCAA gCTGTTCACATGGAGATGGAAGAGGCTTTACATGAGAAGGATGAGCTGAAACTGAGAGTCCACTCCTACATTTCTGAAGTGTCCAGAATCGAGAAACTGATGGCCACAAAG GAGCAGGAGAACAGGGACCTGCTGGAGAGGTTCAGGATGGCTCACTCTGAGGTGGAGGAGCGCgagcagaagctgcagcaggctGAGGGCCTCACGAACTCCATTCGcctggagctgctctcctcaGACACAGAACGCAGGCACCTCCGCGACACCGTCGGCCACCAGGAGAGAGAAATCCATCAG CACACGCAGGCCCTGCAGGCTTATGAGGCCCAGGTGTCTTCGCTGGTTCGCGGGATGTCCCGACTAGAGGAGGAGCAACACAAAGCTCAGGAGGAGAAGGCAGCTCTCCTCTCAGATCTGGCTTCAGTCAGGGAGCTCTGCGTCAAGCTGGACTCTGGCAAGGAGCTCACCGCACGTCAGCTCACCTCCAAGAGCATGGACCTGGAGAGG GTGACAGGAGAGCTGGAGGATGTTCGGTCAGAGGCGGAGCTACTGAAGAAGCAGCTGGCCAGTGAGAGGTTGACCGTCCGTAACCTTGAGACGCTGCTCTCCACCAATCGGCACAAGGAGTTCCAGACTCACCTGACAGCCAGCGAGAGAGAGTCGGAGCTGAAACTCCTTCGTGACAGACTCACGCTGGCTGACAGCAAAAC TGCGGAACATTCCCGGGAGGTGTCGCAGCTCCGAGGTAAAGTGTCTCAGCTGCAGACGGAGATGGATGTTCTGAAAAGACAGCTGACCACTGAACGATTCGAACG agAGAGGGCGATCCAGGAGATGCGCAGGCAGGGTTtgtccttctcctccctcagcaTCTCCTCCGGTTCTCATCACATCTCCCCGGAGCGCTCCATCCTCCGGAGTCTGGAACGCTCCATTGACAAGTGCGCAGACAA AAGTGTGAGCTTCAAGGATTAA
- the cep135 gene encoding centrosomal protein of 135 kDa isoform X3, with protein MNSSAERKFVNLRKRLDQLGYRQPLGIESLPLVEKLFSDLVHTTESLRNAKLSAGKTEKESRNFDAVLEPYRTENARVVRENNELHLEVLKLKEDKDRVTRELKTHIRKLDHETSDLKFLNNQYVHKVRCLEKDSKAKAERIQQLQEKNMQAVVQTPGGKKRSIPFRRQRMQIDELTTPSSTSAYPVSQPDDPYIADLLLLADGRIHELQEDIIKVKLDLENAQEYIKHLNTQVEERNKEIERLNRVLQGGRPHDVISLEAQNSSNEKLISHLNLQIEYLQETNRTLEQKVEGLQQKKKDASTEVANLSLKNLELCEELTHIDDLAKRLEMDKERVLETADMELQETKKEIERQQKIIEDLEDVITNTRKEQAEGDFERDHLRDQLVELKEQNEKMEGLVNFLEDEKIRLQDKMEKMMAADKDLVLELETMRAKHGVCGRERSPSRLDAFVRSLEEERDYYRLEAERYKRVRGAGGLDLSPSRSPGRGRSPRSKVTRGSIAEAELLRVVKERDELKAALLDFEKHMEDIQNNVKALCTERDQFKTLFRQAQEDLQLARSTDKSADVLKLQEELRQAEITIEQMSVERDTLMERLKVAQTSALTDRQGEESRILDLENAFKSLEQERLDLRSQVCLLKESREAVEEELKVRSAALVQNAEEAAQQRAECNALRLLQEQMEQSLSDTQHRLSVKMNELHAAHGQIQKLEERIGELSQRGSKHKEDVVVLQKSVSALDREKDALQDEVDQKTEKLVALQEELSTKENTLEDVKITVTTMESSVAQLQGALNSREREITSLRRQLDASQEELAGLRRDKEITIRENRRLQDDLATMTRENQAVHMEMEEALHEKDELKLRVHSYISEVSRIEKLMATKEQENRDLLERFRMAHSEVEEREQKLQQAEGLTNSIRLELLSSDTERRHLRDTVGHQEREIHQALQAYEAQVSSLVRGMSRLEEEQHKAQEEKAALLSDLASVRELCVKLDSGKELTARQLTSKSMDLERVTGELEDVRSEAELLKKQLASERLTVRNLETLLSTNRHKEFQTHLTASERESELKLLRDRLTLADSKTAEHSREVSQLRGKVSQLQTEMDVLKRQLTTERFERERAIQEMRRQGLSFSSLSISSGSHHISPERSILRSLERSIDKCADKSVSFKD; from the exons ATGAACAGCAGCGCAGAGAGGAAGTTTGTCAACTTGAGAAAGCGTCTAGATCAGCTGGGCTACCGACAGCCACTGGGGATAGAGTCACTGCCACTAGTGGAGAAATtgttcag TGACCTGGTTCACACCACTGAGAGCCTGCGCAATGCCAAACTGTCAGCCGGTAAGACGGAGAAAGAAAGCCGAAACTTTGATGCTGTTCTGGAGCCGTACAGGACAGAGAATGCCCGGGTGGTCAGGGAGAACAACGAGCTGCACCTCGAGGTCCTGAAGCTGAAGGAGGACAAGGATCGTGTCACCAGAG AGCTCAAGACCCACATCAGAAAACTGGACCATGAGACATCTGACCTGAAGTTTTTAAACAATCAGTATGTGCACAAGGTTCGCTGCCTGGAGAAGGATAGCAAGGCGAAAGCTGAGCGcatccagcagctccaggagAAGAACATGCAAGCTGTGGTGCAGACACCAG GTGGGAAGAAGCGCAGTATTCCTTTCAGACGTCAGAGGATGCAGATTGATGAGCTCACAACTCCCTCCTCCACATCAGCTTACCCTGTGTCGCAGCCTGATGATCCGTACATAgctgacctgctgctgttaGCGGATGgaag AATTCATGAGCTACAGGAAGACATCATAAAGGTCAAACTGGACCTGGAGAATGCTCAAGAATATataaaacacttaaacacacag gtggaggagaggaacaaaGAGATCGAGCGTCTGAATCGTGTTCTCCAAGGAGGGCGGCCTCATGATGTCATCTCTCTCGAGGCTCAAAACAGCAGCAACGAGAAGCTGATTTCTCATCTTAACCTTCAG ATTGAGTACCTGCAGGAGACCAATAGGACGCTGGAGCAGAAGGTAGAAGGactgcagcagaagaagaaagacgcCTCGACTGAAGTGGCTAATCTGTCTCTGAAGAACCTGGAACTGTGTGAAGAGCTGACACACATAGACGACCTCGCGAAGCGGCTGGAGATGGACAAAGAGCGGGTGTTGGAAACCGCTGACATGGAACTCCAAGAAACTAAA AAAGAAATTGAAAGGCAACAGAAAATCATAGAAGACTTGGAGGATGTAATCACAAATACAAGGAAG GAGCAGGCTGAAGGTGACTTTGAAAGAGACCATCTCAGAGATCAGCTGGTGGAGCTCAAAGAGCAGAACGAGAAAATGGAGGGACTGGTGAACTTCCTGGAGGACGAGAAAATCAGGCTCCAGGACAAGATGGAGAAAATGATGGCAGCTG ACAAAGACctggtgctggagctggagacCATGCGGGCTAAACACGGTGTTTGTGGAAGGGAACGCTCCCCCTCACGTCTGGACGCATTTGTCAGGAGTctagaggaggagagagattaCTATCGCCTGGAGGCTGAGCGCTACAAAAGAGTCCGAGGGGCCGGTGGTCTGGACTTAAGCCCCAGTCGTAGTCCAGGAAGAGGCAGGAGTCCGAGGTCCAAAGTAACGAGG GGAAGTATCGCAGAAGCAGAGCTGCTCCGTGTCGTAAAGGAAAGAGACGAACTGAAGGCCGCTCTGCTGGACTTTGAGAAGCACATGGAGGACATCCAAAACAACGTGAAGGCCCTCTGCACCGAGAGAGACCAGTTCAAAACCCTGTTCAGACAG GCTCAGGAGGATTTACAGCTGGCCCGCAGCACGGATAAGTCAGCTGACGTCTtgaagctgcaggaggagctcAGACAGGCAGAAATCACCATCGAGCAGATGAGCGTTGAAAGAGACACACTGATGGAGAGATTAAAG GTTGCCCAGACTTCAGctctcacagacagacagggggaGGAGAGCAGGATTCTTGACCTGGAAAATGCCTTTAAGAGT TTGGAGCAGGAGAGACTGGACCTGCGGTCACAGGTGTGTCTGCTGAAGGAGAGCAGggaggctgtggaggaggagctgaaggttCGGTCTGCCGCTCTGGTCCAGAACGCAGAGGAGGCGGCCCAGCAGAGGGCCGAGTGTAACGCTCTGAG gctgctgcaggagcagaTGGAGCAGTCTCTGTCTGACACCCAGCACAGGCTCTCTGTGAAGATGAACGAGCTGCACGCTGCCCACGGGCAGATCCAGAAACTGGAGGAGAGAATAG GGGAGCTGAGTCAGCGCGGCTCCAAGCACAAGGAGGACGTGGTTGTTCTTCAGAAGTCGGTCTCTGccctggacagagagaaagacgcTCTGCAGGATGAAGTTGATCAAAAGACTGAAAAGCTGGTTGCGCTGCAGGAGGAGCTTTCCACGAAG GAAAACACCCTCGAAGACGTGAAAATCACTGTGACAACGATGGAGAGCTCAGTAGC TCAGCTGCAGGGGGCGctaaacagcagagagagggagatcaCCAGCCTGAGGAGGCAGCTGGACGCCTctcaggaggagctggctgGACTcaggagagacaaagaaatcACCATCAGAGAGAACAGGAGGCTGCAGGACGACCTGGCCACAATGACCAGGGAGAACCAA gCTGTTCACATGGAGATGGAAGAGGCTTTACATGAGAAGGATGAGCTGAAACTGAGAGTCCACTCCTACATTTCTGAAGTGTCCAGAATCGAGAAACTGATGGCCACAAAG GAGCAGGAGAACAGGGACCTGCTGGAGAGGTTCAGGATGGCTCACTCTGAGGTGGAGGAGCGCgagcagaagctgcagcaggctGAGGGCCTCACGAACTCCATTCGcctggagctgctctcctcaGACACAGAACGCAGGCACCTCCGCGACACCGTCGGCCACCAGGAGAGAGAAATCCATCAG GCCCTGCAGGCTTATGAGGCCCAGGTGTCTTCGCTGGTTCGCGGGATGTCCCGACTAGAGGAGGAGCAACACAAAGCTCAGGAGGAGAAGGCAGCTCTCCTCTCAGATCTGGCTTCAGTCAGGGAGCTCTGCGTCAAGCTGGACTCTGGCAAGGAGCTCACCGCACGTCAGCTCACCTCCAAGAGCATGGACCTGGAGAGG GTGACAGGAGAGCTGGAGGATGTTCGGTCAGAGGCGGAGCTACTGAAGAAGCAGCTGGCCAGTGAGAGGTTGACCGTCCGTAACCTTGAGACGCTGCTCTCCACCAATCGGCACAAGGAGTTCCAGACTCACCTGACAGCCAGCGAGAGAGAGTCGGAGCTGAAACTCCTTCGTGACAGACTCACGCTGGCTGACAGCAAAAC TGCGGAACATTCCCGGGAGGTGTCGCAGCTCCGAGGTAAAGTGTCTCAGCTGCAGACGGAGATGGATGTTCTGAAAAGACAGCTGACCACTGAACGATTCGAACG agAGAGGGCGATCCAGGAGATGCGCAGGCAGGGTTtgtccttctcctccctcagcaTCTCCTCCGGTTCTCATCACATCTCCCCGGAGCGCTCCATCCTCCGGAGTCTGGAACGCTCCATTGACAAGTGCGCAGACAA AAGTGTGAGCTTCAAGGATTAA